CACCGGAGTTGAAGAGCGACTGGGTGCTCTCCTCCACCTCCTCGTCGAAGCCCTTGCCCGCGGTGTCTAGGAAGAGCCGCTCGGGCAGGTCCAGCGCGCTGCCGGGTGTGAGCACGTCTGCGAGCGTGCGCGAGGCCACCGAGGGATGGGCGCGCAGCTCGCCCCCGTACATCTGCGCGGAGGGGAAGGCCATGATGCGCGCGTTCATCCGGTACTGCTCGCGCAGCAGCTGCTTCACGCCCTCGCCGTGGTCCTTCAGCAGGCGCTCGAAGAGGCTCACCGCGAGCCCCGCCTTCGCCGCCTCCTGGCTGAGCACCGTGGGCGGCAGCTGCTGCGGGTCTCCCGCGAGCACGAGGCGCGGCGCGCGCAGGAAGCCCAGCAGCGTGAGCGGCTCGGTGGCCTGGGTGGCCTCGTCGATGAGCGCGAGGTCGAACGCCTCCGGCGCGAGCACCGAGGACTCGAGGCTCGCGAGCGTCACGCACACCACGTCCGCGCGCTCGAGCACGCCGCGCACCGCCTTGCGCTCGAGCGCGCGCGCCTCGTCGAGCATCCCCTTGGCCTCGCTGGTGGAGGCGCGCGCCTTGCTGAAGCGCTCGCGGCTGCGGCCCTGGGTGCGCTGGCGCCGCGCGTAGCCGAGCAGCTCGTAGGCCTCGTCGAAGAGCTCGCGGCTGAGCACGCGGTCCGGGTGCTCCTCCACCACCACGTCCAGGGTGTGCGCCTGCAGCCGCGGGGACACGCGCGCGGGGTGGCCCACGCGCACGGCGCGAAGCCCTGCGTCGAGGCACAGCTCCATCAGGTGGTCCACCGCCGCGTTGCTCGCCGCGGTCGCGAGCACCCGCTGCCCGCGCGCGACGGCCTGCGCTGCGACTTCCGCAAGCACGTGGCTCTTTCCCGTGCCCGGCGGCCCGTGCACGAGGAAGAAGTCCTCCGCGGCGAGCGCGCGCGCGGCCGCCTCGCGCTGCTCGGGGTTGAGCGGGCGCTCGGTCTCGAGTGCCTGCGGCCGCTCGAAGCGCGGCGGCTCGTTGCCCAGCAGCACCTCGCGCCGCCGCCGCTCCTGGCCCTTGTCCAGCGCCTTCACGCGGGTGAGGGCCGCGCGCACGCGCTCGTAGGTGACGTCGTTGGGCGTGCGGTCGAGGCGCAGGAGCCCCTCGTGCACGAAGGGGGGCGGGGCGCGGTCGAAGGCGAGCTGCACGCGCAGGCGGGTGGCCCGCGAGACGAGCGCGCGCGCGGGCTCCTTCACCTCGGCCTTGCGCGGGTAGACGGCCACCTGGTCGCCGTTCTGCAGCGGGGCGGGCAGGGGCGCACGGTCCGCGCGCTGCAGGGTGACGAGGAAGCGGCCGCCCAGGCCCACCTCCTCCTCGATGCTCTCGAGGTCGAGGAAGGAGAGGCCCTGCTCGGCGCGCTCGCGCAGGGTGAGCGCGCTCGTCAGGGCGTGGGTGCGCTCGCGCTCCGCCTCGCGCTCGAGCGAGAGCAGGCGCTGCAGCTCATCGAAGAAGGAAGGGTCGCGCACGTGTCCTCCCTCTCCCTCTGGGAGAGGGTTGGGGTGAGGGAAGAGCGTTTACCTCATGGATCCTCTCGCCGGGCCACGAGTCTTTGCACCTGGAAGGTGTACAACCGAGGGCCCGTCATGCACTTCGTAGACCTGTCGCCCTACTCGTACGCGCTGCCGCGCAGCCTTCCTCGTGTGCTCAATGTGGGCTGGCTCTCGGCGGCGCACTCGTTTCCCGTGGGCGAGCCTCCATCCGGCTTCGCCGAGCGACTGCGGCGGTGTGTCGTCGAGTGCTCGGTGAACAGGATGCGCGGAGTCCACGCGTGCGAGCTCTGCGGCGACCCGATGGCGCGCCAGTCGGTGGTCATCGACTCCCGCGAGGTTTGGCTCGGATCGTCCGAGGTATGGCTGCCTGCTCCAGGGGGTGGCGCACTTGCCGCACCCGATCTGGTCATCCACTACGTGGAGGCGCACGACTACCTGCCACCCGCAGTGTTCGTCGATGCCGTGATGTGCTGGGACGCTCGCTCCGGTTGGAATCCTGAAGCGGTGTTCGAGGCCAAGACCCTTGCCGCGTTCGAATCGGAGCCGACACATGACTGAAGGACACGCCAAGACCATCGCCCCGGACGAGGTCCTGGAACTCCTCGCGGCGGCCTGCCCGTCATTCCTGGCTCGTTGGGAGGAACTCCGTGCGGACGACTCCTACGGTCCCGAGCGGCTCTACCCCGCACTGGGCTCGTTCGCGCGACACCTCGTCACGCTGCTGGAGAGCGGAGCGACCGGAGAGTTCGCCGCTGTCTTCGACGTGGTAGAGCGGTTGCACACCGAGGGCGACTCCTACGTCCAGGAGGCCGCCACGGTCGGTTTGCTGGAGGGGATGCAGAACATCGCCGGAGCTTCCAGTAGCCGGTTCCTGCCCTTCCTTCGCCCACAGACAGCGATGTGGTGGCACGAACTCAATCGGTTCTGGGCTGGTGAGGCTCCTCACGTAGGAGCGGGGACCAAACAGCGCCCGAGTTGACGTGCAGCGGCACCCGCCGGACCCGCCTTGAGGTCATATTGAGGACGCCTAAAGATCGTTCTCTTCCGCCTTGGCCACCTCAGGATTGATGAGACGCAAATCTCCTCTGTAGAGGAGAGCCAGCTTGTTGCCCGTGTCAGCCCGCGCCCACTCGAGGTAGATGTAATTCTTGTCGTGCGTGCCCCATGTGTAGATGGCGTGGAAGACGTCTTCGTACTTCTCCGTGGGCTCTCCGTATTTGCGCGTGAGCGCATCGCGAACTCGCCGGAACTCCACGAACCCACCGCCGCGGGTTTCAAACTCGATCGAAGCAGTCTGGAACCGACCGTTCCGTTCGAAGAGAAACGAGACGTCGGCGGCAATGCCTACAATCTTCTTCTCCACTGACAGCGAACCATTGCCTCCCTCCTCCGCGCCCGGGATCGCCTTCAGCACCTCGGCGCGAGTCATCCCGAATTTGGCAGCCTGAAATCCATCGGGAACGGGCTCCGCTGCAGGCGCGGACAAGGAGAAAAGCAGGGCAACTGCGGTCGACAAGGGGACGAGGGCAGGCTTCAAGTTGGCTTCCTCTCTTGAGAAAGTGTTGGCGCCGCTCGGACGCACGACTGAAACGGAGCATAGAACGGGAACTGCGGTTTCGCTCTGAGCGACCCGCCGCCGGTCTCCCTGCGCGCGCTCATCAGTCCAAGCTGATGCCGCGAGAGCAATGCTTGGACGCGAGTCATTGCAAGTGGGCGTGCCACACGACTGCAAGGCTCCCTCACGGTAGTCGACGTGCGGCGCTAAGCGCGGCGCCGCCAGCCCGCGAGCGTGTTAGAGGCCCGTCTAGGCGTCATCGAGAGAGGAGTTCGCGTGGCTGCGCAGAACGTTGCGGACCGGGAGCACGACGTCGTCGTCATCGGCAGCGGCCCCGGAGGGGAGGGCGCCGCGATGAAGGCGGCGAAGAGCGGGCTCTCCGTGGTGATGGTGGACCGCTACCTCTACGTGGGTGGCGGCTGTACCCACTGGGCCACCATCCCGAGCAAGGCGCTGCGGCAGTCCGTGCGCGAGGTGCTCGAGTTCCGGCGCAACCCGCTCTTCGCGGAGCTCTCGGACAACGCGCAGTTCACCTTCCCGCAGCTGCTCCAGGCGGCCAACCGCGTGGTGCGCAAGCAGGTGACGATGCGTCGCGACTTCTACCTGCGCAACCACGTGCCCGTGCTGCACGGCACGGGGCGCTTCGTGGATGCACACACGCTGGAGGTGACGGGCGAGGACCGGGCCGCCACGTTGCTGCGGGCGAAGGCCTTCGTCCTCGCAGTGGGCTCGCGTCCCTACCGGCCCGCGGACGTGGACTTCACCCACCCGCGCATCCGCGACAGCGACACCATCCTCGGGCTGAACGACACGCCGGGCATCATCACCATCTACGGCGCGGGCGTGGTGGGCTGCGAGTACGCGTCCATCTTCCGCAGCCTCGGCGTGAAGGTGAACCTGGTGCACAGCCGCGACAAGCTGCTCGACTTCCTCGACGACGAGATCATCGACGCGCTCAGCTACCACCTGCGCGAGCTGGGCGTCGTCATCCGCCACAACGAGGAGTACACGAAGGTGGAGACCACGCCCCACGGCGTCGTTCTGCACCTCAAGAGCGGCAAGCGCATCAAGAGCGACGTGCTCCTGTGGGCGCAGGGGCGCAGCGGGAACACGGACCTGCTGAACCTGGAGGCGCTCGGCGTGAAGCCCAATGGCCGCGGGCAGCTCAAGGTGGACGCGCACTACCGGCTGCCCGAGCAGCCGCACGTCTATGCCGTGGGAGACGTGGTGGGTGCGCCCAGCCTCGCGAGCGCGAGCTACGACCAGGGGCGCTTCGCGGCGACGCATCTCACCGACCCGAAGACGGACTTCCAGCTCGTGCAGAACATCCCGGTGGGCATCTACACCTCCCCGGAGATCTCCTCGCTCGGGCGCACCGAGCGCGAGCTCACGGCGGCCGGCGTCCCCTACGAGGTGGGCCACACGCCGTTCCGCAGCCTTGCCCGCGCGCAGATCACCGGTAACACCGTGGGCATGCTCAAGCTGCTCTTCCACCGCGAGACGCTCGAGCTGCTGGGCATCCACTGCTTCGGAGACCAGGCCTCGGAGATCGTCCACATCGGCCAGGCCATCATGAGCCAGAAGGGCGGGGCGAACACGATCGAGTACTTCGTGAACACCACGTTCAACTACCCCACCATGGCCGAGGCCTACCGCGTCGCCGCGCTCAACGGCATGAACCGCTTGTCGTGAGCGCGGGGCGGGGGCGACGCTCAGGCCCTCGCCTTGCGCGCAGGCTTCGCCTTCTTCGCGCCATTGAGCGCTGCCGCTTCGCGCACGAGCGACTTGAACGCTGCTGCGTCCACCTTCTCGCCCTCGCGGATGTCGATGGCGCGGCGCGCGTTGCCCTCGAGGCTCGAGTTGAAGAGCTTCGAGGGGTCGGAGAGAGAGGCGCCCTTGAGGAAGGTGAGCTTCACCACGCTCTTGTAGGACTCGCCGGTGCAGAGGATGCCGCCGTGCGACCACACCGGCGTGCCCATCCACTTCCACTCCTCGACCACGTCCGGAACGGCGTCCCGGATGAGCTTGCGCATGCGGGCCAGCGTCTCCCCGCGCCAGTCGCCGAGCTCGGCGATGCGCTGCGAGATGAGCTCCGAGGCCGACGGGGCTTCGCTCGAGACGGTCTTCTTCATGCGCCCACCGCGAGGGCGGGGGAGGAGGCGGGCGCGGCCTCGAGGCGGCGCCAGCAGGCGTACGAGACTGCCCAGAGCACGCCGGTGCCCACGGCCCAGCCCCACGACTGCGGCCCGTCACCCACCGCGAAGTGCGCAATGAGCGCGGAGACGAGGCAGATGGCGAAGCCCGCGTAGGCCCACTCCTTCAGGCGCGCAGGCACGGGCGCGAGCAGCACCGCAATGCCGATGAACTTCGCCCACGAGAGCTCCTCGCGGAAGTAGCCGGGGAAGCCGAGGTGGGTGAAGGCCTCCGCCACCTGCGGCAGCGCGAGCTGCGCGTATGCGGTGAATCCAATCTGCAGGCAGAAGAGCGCGGTGACGGTCCAGTAGGCGGCGCGAACGGCTTTGCTGGGGGGCATGATCAGGTCCTCGGGAAAGGGGGAGAGGGCTGCGTGGAGAGACCGAACTGTGCTGCGTACTCCTTGTGCAGGCGCTGCCAGCCGTCGAACTTGAAGGCGTCCATGCCGACGAGGCGGCCGAGGGGCTCTCCGGCGAGCGCGTGCTCGAGCACGTCGAGGCAGATGTGCCAGCCCGCGGCGCCCATGGCGATGAAGCCGCGGTCGATGTTGTGCCAGAGCGTGAGCCGCGTGCCCGCCTCCGCCGTCGGCTCGAGCTCCCAGCGCATGTCCTGGCTGCCCCAGGTGACCTCGAGCACGCGGGGGGCGTCTGCCCGCTTCACGCGGCTCTCCATGACCTGCGGCGTCGGAGTCCCGACGGTGGTGAGGTTCACGCTGCCGGTCGTCACGAGGCTGCGGTCCGAGTCATAGGGCGCCCACTCGCGCAGGTGCTCGGGCTGGGTGATCGCCTCCCACACGCGCTCGGGCGGGTGGCGCAGGTCGCGCACGAGCACCAGCGTCCACGCGTCTCCGTCCTTGCGGATCTCGGCACCGGAGGCAGCCCCCGGCGCGTATCGCTCACGTCTGATCATCGCTTCTTCTCCATCTTGTCGAGGTGACGCTCCAGCGCGTCCACGTGCTTCGACCAGTAGCGCCGGAAGGGGATGAGCCAGGCATCGATCTCCATGAGGGGCTCGGGCCGCAGGCGATAGAGGCGCCGCTGCGCCTCGACGCGCGCCTCCACGAAGCCCGCCTCGCGCAGCACCCGCAGGTGCTTGGAGACGGCGGGCTGCGAGAGCTGCAGCTCCTGCTCGAGCTCCCCCACGGAGCGCTCCGAGGAGAGCAGCAGCCCGAGAATGGCGCGCCTCGTGGGCTCGGCGACGATGGTGAACGATGACTCCATGGCCCGTATATAACCATCGGGTTATATACCTGTCAAGGCATGTTGGCGCCATCGGGCGACTTTACGTGTCGTGTGGTTGTGTTTACCACCCGTGAATATGCCCAGCGGGCCCCCGTCGAGTCGGGACGTCCGGACGGGGAGGGGCAGCAGATGACCTCGTCGGCCGGCGCTCCCCGTTGCTCCCGAGGCCTTCCGTGAACGCACTCTCCCGTTGCCGCACGACTGTCCTGCTTGCCTCTCTCGTCGCCGCGCTGACCGCTTGCGGCGGCAGCGACGACCCGCAGGACCCGGCAGAGCAGGGCTCGGACAACGCCTCGATTCTCGGCACCAACGCGGCCACCTTCGCCGAGGCGAACGAGACGGGTAACAACACCGAGGCCACCTCCGAGGCGACCAGCTACACGCTCGACGCCAATGGCCTGCGCATCTCCGGCAAGTTCGAAGCGGGCACGCCGAGCACCGACTACTTCCGCTTCCACATCGGCACCGGCACCCGTCTCGACGTCCAGGCCTTCGTCGACGGCGTGAAGCAGACGCAGGAGACCACGCAGGCGCGGCTCACCATCAACGCCCTCGTGGACGACGGCTACTCCACGCTCACCGGCTACGGGAAGTTCATCAACGCGGGGCTGCCGGTCGCGAACCGCGACTACGTGATCGGCATCAGCGGCAAGGCGGGCGCGAGCTACACGCTCGAGCTCAGGGCCGCGCAGTAGCTTCTTCGGAAGGGAGGATGGCCCCGGCAGCGCGAGGCCATCCTCCAGGTCACGCCTGCCGCAGCACCAGCAGCCGCGTCTCGGTCATGTCCTCGATCGCGTAGCGGATGCCCTCGCGCCCCAGCCCCGAGCCCTTCACGCCGCCGTAGGGCATGGTGTCCACGCGGAAGCTCGGCACGTCGCCCACGACGACTCCGCCCACCTCGAGCTCGTCCCACGCGCGCAGCGCCTTGGTGAGGTCCTGCGTGAACAGGCCTGCCTGCAGGCCATAGCGCCCGGCGTTCAGCTCGGCGAGCGCCGCGTCGAAGTCGTCGAAGGGCTGCAGCAGCAGCACCGGCCCGAAGGCCTCCTGCGCGCTCAGCGGCTCGTCGGCTGGCACGCCCTCGAGCACCGTCGCCTCGAGCAGCGCGCCCTTGCGCCCGCCACCCGCGAGCACCCGCGCCCCGCGCGCGACGGCCTGCGCAATCCAACCCTCCAGCCGCCGCGCCGCCGGCTCGTCGATGAGCGGCCCCAGCGTGGTGGCCGCATCCCGGGGATTGCCCGCCCGCAGCGCCTTCGCGCGCGCGACGAGCTTCTCCTTCAGCGGCTCGTAGAGCGACGCGTGCACGAGCACCCGCTGCACCGAGATGCAGCTCTGCCCCGCCTGGAAGAAGGCGCCGAGCGCGATGCGGTCCGCGACGAAGTCCAGGCGCCCCTCCTGGTCGCGGTCCACGATGCAGGCCGCGTTTCCGCCCAGCTCCAGCACCACCTTCTTGCGCCCCGCGCGCGCCTTGAGCTCCCAGCCCACCTTCTCCGAGCCGGTGAAGGACAGGAGCTTCAGCCGCTC
This genomic interval from Aggregicoccus sp. 17bor-14 contains the following:
- a CDS encoding AAA domain-containing protein — encoded protein: MRDPSFFDELQRLLSLEREAERERTHALTSALTLRERAEQGLSFLDLESIEEEVGLGGRFLVTLQRADRAPLPAPLQNGDQVAVYPRKAEVKEPARALVSRATRLRVQLAFDRAPPPFVHEGLLRLDRTPNDVTYERVRAALTRVKALDKGQERRRREVLLGNEPPRFERPQALETERPLNPEQREAAARALAAEDFFLVHGPPGTGKSHVLAEVAAQAVARGQRVLATAASNAAVDHLMELCLDAGLRAVRVGHPARVSPRLQAHTLDVVVEEHPDRVLSRELFDEAYELLGYARRQRTQGRSRERFSKARASTSEAKGMLDEARALERKAVRGVLERADVVCVTLASLESSVLAPEAFDLALIDEATQATEPLTLLGFLRAPRLVLAGDPQQLPPTVLSQEAAKAGLAVSLFERLLKDHGEGVKQLLREQYRMNARIMAFPSAQMYGGELRAHPSVASRTLADVLTPGSALDLPERLFLDTAGKGFDEEVEESTQSLFNSGEGALVLARVKELLQAGLSPRELAVITPYRAQAQRLREQVAQLGEGAQEVEVDTVDAFQGREKDAVLVSLVRSNPDQSLGFLTDLRRVNVALTRPRRHLFLVGDSATLSAHPFFSALIEGIQEEGGYRSAWEWPEP
- the sthA gene encoding Si-specific NAD(P)(+) transhydrogenase gives rise to the protein MAAQNVADREHDVVVIGSGPGGEGAAMKAAKSGLSVVMVDRYLYVGGGCTHWATIPSKALRQSVREVLEFRRNPLFAELSDNAQFTFPQLLQAANRVVRKQVTMRRDFYLRNHVPVLHGTGRFVDAHTLEVTGEDRAATLLRAKAFVLAVGSRPYRPADVDFTHPRIRDSDTILGLNDTPGIITIYGAGVVGCEYASIFRSLGVKVNLVHSRDKLLDFLDDEIIDALSYHLRELGVVIRHNEEYTKVETTPHGVVLHLKSGKRIKSDVLLWAQGRSGNTDLLNLEALGVKPNGRGQLKVDAHYRLPEQPHVYAVGDVVGAPSLASASYDQGRFAATHLTDPKTDFQLVQNIPVGIYTSPEISSLGRTERELTAAGVPYEVGHTPFRSLARAQITGNTVGMLKLLFHRETLELLGIHCFGDQASEIVHIGQAIMSQKGGANTIEYFVNTTFNYPTMAEAYRVAALNGMNRLS
- a CDS encoding DUF1801 domain-containing protein, giving the protein MKKTVSSEAPSASELISQRIAELGDWRGETLARMRKLIRDAVPDVVEEWKWMGTPVWSHGGILCTGESYKSVVKLTFLKGASLSDPSKLFNSSLEGNARRAIDIREGEKVDAAAFKSLVREAAALNGAKKAKPARKARA
- a CDS encoding DoxX family protein, coding for MPPSKAVRAAYWTVTALFCLQIGFTAYAQLALPQVAEAFTHLGFPGYFREELSWAKFIGIAVLLAPVPARLKEWAYAGFAICLVSALIAHFAVGDGPQSWGWAVGTGVLWAVSYACWRRLEAAPASSPALAVGA
- a CDS encoding SRPBCC family protein, producing MIRRERYAPGAASGAEIRKDGDAWTLVLVRDLRHPPERVWEAITQPEHLREWAPYDSDRSLVTTGSVNLTTVGTPTPQVMESRVKRADAPRVLEVTWGSQDMRWELEPTAEAGTRLTLWHNIDRGFIAMGAAGWHICLDVLEHALAGEPLGRLVGMDAFKFDGWQRLHKEYAAQFGLSTQPSPPFPRT
- a CDS encoding helix-turn-helix transcriptional regulator, with the protein product MESSFTIVAEPTRRAILGLLLSSERSVGELEQELQLSQPAVSKHLRVLREAGFVEARVEAQRRLYRLRPEPLMEIDAWLIPFRRYWSKHVDALERHLDKMEKKR
- a CDS encoding aldehyde dehydrogenase family protein, yielding MLAERYPYYLANRPVQPNADLPVTDKYSGEVVTRVAVADAAAVEAGIAAAVRAAVPMRKLAPYARQEILEHCVRRFRERAEELALALCIEAGKPLRDARGEVTRLIETFKAAAEEAVRIEGEVLNLEVSQRSAGYRGFTQRVPVGPCSFITPFNFPLNLVAHKVAPAIAAGCPFVLKPSDRTPVTALLMAEVLAETALPEGAFSVLPTRLEDVGPFIEDERLKLLSFTGSEKVGWELKARAGRKKVVLELGGNAACIVDRDQEGRLDFVADRIALGAFFQAGQSCISVQRVLVHASLYEPLKEKLVARAKALRAGNPRDAATTLGPLIDEPAARRLEGWIAQAVARGARVLAGGGRKGALLEATVLEGVPADEPLSAQEAFGPVLLLQPFDDFDAALAELNAGRYGLQAGLFTQDLTKALRAWDELEVGGVVVGDVPSFRVDTMPYGGVKGSGLGREGIRYAIEDMTETRLLVLRQA